A region of Paenimyroides aestuarii DNA encodes the following proteins:
- a CDS encoding M20 family metallo-hydrolase — protein MKNLKEKSIGLLIDLIKTPSFSKEEDKTAEIIDTFIKSFGVETHRELNNVWAFNKYYDPLKPTILLNSHHDTVRPNIDYTRDPFLAEIIDGKLYGLGSNDAGGCLVSLIATFLHYYEKPNLKYNLVIAATAEEEILGRHGLEFVVPKLGVLDFAIVGEPTQMHLAVAEKGLMVLECKASGKSGHAARNEGENAIYNAIEDILWFKSFEFPKQSEMFGPIKMSVTMINAGTQHNVVPSSCDFVVDVRVTDAYTNEEVLDIIKAHTKCEIKPRSTRLRPSFISLDHPIVKAGIHLGRTTYGSPTTSDQAILKIPSLKLGPGNSARSHTADEFVYVHEVEEGIDLYIKILDELVG, from the coding sequence ATGAAAAATTTAAAAGAAAAAAGCATTGGGCTGCTGATTGATTTAATAAAAACACCATCGTTCAGTAAAGAAGAAGATAAAACGGCCGAAATTATTGACACATTCATAAAGAGTTTTGGCGTGGAAACACACCGCGAACTGAACAATGTTTGGGCTTTTAACAAATATTACGATCCGCTTAAACCTACTATTTTATTAAACTCGCACCACGATACCGTTCGTCCGAATATCGATTATACCCGTGATCCTTTTTTAGCAGAAATAATCGATGGAAAATTGTATGGTTTGGGATCTAACGATGCCGGCGGATGCTTGGTTTCATTAATTGCTACCTTTCTGCATTATTACGAAAAACCGAATTTAAAATACAATTTAGTAATTGCTGCCACTGCCGAAGAAGAAATTTTGGGCAGACACGGTTTGGAATTTGTGGTGCCAAAATTAGGCGTATTAGATTTTGCAATAGTGGGCGAACCAACGCAGATGCATTTGGCAGTTGCCGAAAAAGGTTTAATGGTTTTGGAGTGTAAAGCATCGGGAAAATCAGGACACGCCGCACGTAACGAAGGCGAAAACGCCATTTACAACGCTATTGAAGATATTTTGTGGTTTAAATCGTTTGAGTTTCCTAAACAATCGGAAATGTTTGGCCCGATAAAAATGTCGGTTACCATGATCAATGCCGGCACACAGCACAATGTAGTGCCATCGAGTTGTGATTTTGTGGTTGATGTGCGCGTTACCGATGCGTACACCAATGAAGAGGTTTTAGATATTATAAAAGCACATACCAAATGCGAAATTAAACCGCGATCAACTCGTTTACGTCCGTCGTTTATTTCGTTAGATCACCCAATTGTAAAAGCCGGAATACATTTAGGCAGAACAACCTACGGCTCACCTACCACAAGCGATCAGGCTATCTTAAAAATTCCGTCGTTAAAATTAGGACCAGGAAATTCGGCTCGTTCGCATACTGCAGACGAATTTGTGTATGTTCACGAAGTTGAAGAAGGTATAGATTTGTATATTAAGATTTTGGATGAGTTGGTGGGGTGA